CCGACGGCTCCATCGAGGCCGTGGACACCCTGCGGTCGGTCGAGGAGGGTGCCACCTGGCTCGGGCTCGACGTCCTCCGCCACTCCTTCGACGAAGCTCTGTCCCATCCAAAGCTGCTGCACCGGCAACACGGCAAGGAAGCGCTCGCCGAGCAGTGCCGCGCCTGCCCACTCGCGGACGTGTGCGGCGGTGGCTACCTCCCACACCGCTTCAGCGAAGCCCAGGGCTACCGGAACCCGTCTGTCTACTGCGCGGACCTGGAGCACCTCATCCGACACGTCCAGGGCTCCCTGCGGCAGCACGGCTGGAACCCCTACGCGCAGGCCGCCTCGTCGCCGTAGACGCGTGTGCCGTACCGCCCGAAGGGGATCACGCGTTGGAACGGACGAGTGCAGCAGCGACCGAAGCAATCGAGGAAGGACAGGAGGCGCCGATGACCGTGACGATCCGTCCCGCGGAGAAGCGGGACGTCCCGGCCGTGGCCGAGCTGATCGAGGAGATCGAGCGGTTCTACGGGGCGACCGACACAGATATCCAGCCGATCGAGGAGCGCCGCCTCCAGGTGGAAGAAGCCCTCTTCGGCGTGCCACCGCTGGCTTCCGCCCTGCTCGTCGAGGACGAGACCGGGGACATTGTGGGCCTCGCCGCCTATTCCTTCCTCTGGCCGGCCGCCGGTTCCTCGCACTCCCTGTTCCTGAAGGAGCTCTACGTCCGCGACACCCTGCGTCGGCAGGGCATCGGTGCTCGCCTCATGGACGAACTCCGCGCCTTGGCCGCCGCACGCCCCGGCTGCAGCCGGGTGGAATGGATGGCCGACCGCGACAACCCAGGCGCACGGGCCTTCTACGAGTCGCGCGGGTTCAGCGAGTCCGACGGGAAGATCGTCTACCGGGTCGACTCCAGCACGGCGTGAGGGTGGTACGAGGCCAGTGGAAGTGGAGCGCTGCGACGAGTGCGG
This DNA window, taken from Streptomyces sp. SCSIO 30461, encodes the following:
- the haaN gene encoding cyclophane-containing RiPP N-acetyltransferase HaaN → MTVTIRPAEKRDVPAVAELIEEIERFYGATDTDIQPIEERRLQVEEALFGVPPLASALLVEDETGDIVGLAAYSFLWPAAGSSHSLFLKELYVRDTLRRQGIGARLMDELRALAAARPGCSRVEWMADRDNPGARAFYESRGFSESDGKIVYRVDSSTA